The following coding sequences are from one Culex quinquefasciatus strain JHB chromosome 1, VPISU_Cqui_1.0_pri_paternal, whole genome shotgun sequence window:
- the LOC119765602 gene encoding uncharacterized protein LOC119765602 — translation MKVRCANEVEFDAILVKSRSVIPLGNWPLASTTFERVHIDFFQKYNRTFIILVDAHSRWVEIIRMNKTTAEEVAQELDTIFATFGFPGSMIDNNIRTFLHHHHQTPTTGDRIIPNERVFNFIPRSELINLREKKTVFCTNYENENTRKFKKNDKVIYTYKMNGKKFTHEAVIIKPMSELIFLIQIQGNIRKAHVNQLKRIPQVPFTLKIRPDNSTPIHPHNTSPTLSTNSSDEEDNTKDSSADVEANNKESSSEESLSSADEETEPKQKDKPIRRSKRSKSSRHSSLNLKVLGKRNDQRCRIRVLS, via the exons ATGAAGGTGCGATGTGCGAATGAGGTGGAATTTGATGCGATTTTAGTCAAATCGCGGAGTGTCATCCCCCTCGGCAATTGGCCATTAGCTTCAACAACATTTGAGCGAGTGCATATTGACTTTTTCCAGAAATACAATCGCACTTTCATAATATTAGTAGACGCACACTCACGATGGGTTGAAATAATAAGAATGAACAAAACAACAGCAGAAGAAGTGGCCCAGGAACTTGACACAATTTTTGCCACCTTTGGTTTTCCTGGCTCCATG ATAGACAATAATATTCGCACATTTCTACATCACCATCACCAAACTCCCACAACTGGAGACCGAATTATTCCAAACGAGAGAGTTTTCAACTTTATTCCACGTTCTGAACTTATAAATTTAAGAGAaaagaaaacagttttctgcacgaattacgaaaatgaaaacactagaaaatttaagaaaaacgatAAGGTAATTTACACTTATAAGATGAATGGGAAGAAGTTCACTCATGAAGCTGTAATCATAAAGCCAATGTCAGAATTAATTTTTCTTATTCAAATTCAGGGAAACATTCGCAAAGCTCATGTAAACCAATTAAAAAGAATCCCACAAGTTccatttacattaaaaatcagGCCAGATAATTCTACTCCCATACACCCACACAACACATCCCCAACATTGTCAACAAACAGTTCTGATGAAGAAGACAACACAAAAGATTCGTCAGCTGATGTAGAGGCAAACAATAAAGAATCATCATCTGAAGAGTCACTTTCATCAGCTGACGAAGAAACAGAAccaaaacaaaaagacaaacCAATTCGGCGATCCAAAAGAAGCAAAAGTTCTAGACACAGCTCTCTCAATTTGAAAGTTCTTGGTAAAAGAAATGATCAACGTTGTCGAATTAGGGTTTTGTCTTAA